One genomic segment of Panicum virgatum strain AP13 chromosome 2N, P.virgatum_v5, whole genome shotgun sequence includes these proteins:
- the LOC120658628 gene encoding MFP1 attachment factor 1-like has product MAEDAPNAAAEGTQPAPPEGSADAAPPASGAKAAEALLPSLSIWPPSQRTRDAVVRRLVQTLAAPSVLSQRYGAVPEPEAERAAAAVEAEAFAAASESAAGASPASVEEGIEVLQAYSKEVSRRLLELAKSRSAAAAPAAEASAQESEGSSVTAAPAEAAASEE; this is encoded by the coding sequence ATGGCGGAGGACGCCCCCAACGCCGCGGCCGAGGGCACCCAGCCCGCGCCCCCCGAGGGatccgccgacgccgccccaCCGGCCTCCGGCGCGAAGGCCGCGGAGGCGCTGCTCCCGTCGCTCAGCATCTGGCCGCCGTCGCAGCGCACGCGCGACGCCGTCGTGCGCCGCCTCGTGCAGACGCTCGCGGCGCCCAGCGTCCTCTCCCAGCGCTACGGCGCCGTCCCGGAGCCCGAggccgagcgcgccgccgccgccgtcgaggccgaggccttcgccgccgcctccgagtccgccgccggcgcgtccccGGCCTCCGTCGAGGAGGGGATAGAGGTCCTCCAGGCGTACTCCAAGGAGgtcagccgccgcctcctcgagcTCGCCAAGTCcaggtccgccgccgcggcgcctgcCGCCGAGGCTAGCGCTCAGGAGTCGGAGGGATCGTCGGTGACCGCGGCGCCCGCGGAGGCTGCCGCTTCCGAGGAGTAA